TTGCCTGCCAGGTCCAGACGCTCCGTGGCGTGGGGCAGGTTGTAGCCCTGGAAGACGGGCACTGTGTAGGTGACGCCGTGTCCCGTGTCCACCACCAGCCCGCTGACACGCCCGTGGGCGTAGACAGACAGCACCGACTGCGATGCCACGTACATGGCTGGGGAGCGCAGCGACTCAAAGGCCACCTCCACTAGCTTCTCGCGGTTGGTGGCCGGGCTGAAGGGTGGGTCGGAGAACAGCAGCGGGTGGTCGTGGGTGGCCACTCGGAGATCGTGCTCCAGCAGATGGCGCCAGATGAGCTCGGCGGCATCCCAGTCCACTACGACGCCGCTGCGCAGGGGTTGCACCAGCGTCAGCTCCGGGCGCGCGCGGGCTGCCTCGCCGATGAACGTCTGCAGCCCGGACTGCCCCGAGGTGGCGGGTTTCTTGGGCTGGCAGCCCAGGATGGTGGCCACGGTGTAGGTGGGGCTGGCCTGCCCAGCAAAACCTACCTTACAGGTGCCTGTGCCCATGTCTATAACAACCGCGCCCGTCTTTGGTGGCAGCCTGTCGGCCACCATGCAAGGGGAGTCCCGCTGCAGGGGCATGTTCACCACGTTGGGACTGGGGTTTGGGCCGGCCTGGGGGCCTCCAGGGAGGACTGGGATTCCGAGGGCTTAGGGGGACTTCCATTCATGGTTGCAGGATGCCAGGTGAGGGGGCTTTTCCTCTGGGGTTGAGGTTGTGGGGAGAAGAGGTTGAGGCCCGGCCAGTGGGGAGGGCAGGcagagagggggagggggcgggCCCGCAATCTATGACGTCACGGTGCCCCCTCAGTCTTCTTAAGACATCACAATGCAGCCAAGAGGATGGGTCcttgcccagccctgcctgccccaaGTCTGTCATCTCTTCTCCAAAGAGCCAAATTTGGAGGAGGAAATGAGCGTCTCAGAGCAGGGCCCTCTAACACATTTCTGCTGGATGAGCTAGAAGCTAATAGGATGGCACCTGGTTTTTGAGAAAAGACAAGCTTTTTGTTGCAGATCGACCCACTGGGAGCTAGGAATCCAGCTCAAGTCTGTTTCTCGGCTGGATTTAAGAgagtaattttattagaaaagttttgg
This sequence is a window from Nomascus leucogenys isolate Asia unplaced genomic scaffold, Asia_NLE_v1 Super-Scaffold_241, whole genome shotgun sequence. Protein-coding genes within it:
- the ACTL9 gene encoding LOW QUALITY PROTEIN: actin-like protein 9 (The sequence of the model RefSeq protein was modified relative to this genomic sequence to represent the inferred CDS: inserted 1 base in 1 codon) → MNGSPPKPSESQSSLEAPRPXPNPSPNVVNMPLQRDSPCMVADRLPPKTGAVVIDMGTGTCKVGFAGQASPTYTVATILGCQPKKPATSGQSGLQTFIGEAARARPELTLVQPLRSGVVVDWDAAELIWRHLLEHDLRVATHDHPLLFSDPPFSPATNREKLVEVAFESLRSPAMYVASQSVLSVYAHGRVSGLVVDTGHGVTYTVPVFQGYNLPHATERLDLAGNHLTAFLAEMLLQAGLPLGQQDLDLVENIKHHYCYVASDFQKEQARPQEEYKQTLKLPDGRRVTLGKELFQCPELLFNPPEVPGLSPVGLSTMAKQSLRKLSLEMRADLAQNVLLCGGSSLFPGLEGRFRAELLRALPAKTHVVVAAQPTRNFSVWIGGSILASLRAFQSCWVLREQYEEQGPYIVYRKCY